CACAAGCGAGGGAACATCTTCCCCGAGTACGAAGACGGCGTCTGGTCGTACGACGAGGCCGCAGGCAAACACTACTTCCACCAGTTCTACGGCTTCCAGCCCGACCTGAACGTCGCGAACCCACAGGTACAGGCGGAGATCAGACGCGTCTTAGAGTTCTGGCTCGACCGCGGCGTCGACGGCTTCCGAATCGACGCGGCCCACCCGATGACCATGCCGAAGGGGCACAACGCGACGACACTCGAAGAGGGAACCGACTTCTTCAGGCGGATGCGCTCGTGGGTCGAGGAGGCCAAGTCGGACGCTATCCTGATCGCCGAAGCCGACGAGGAGCCGGAGCACCTCGACCAGTACTTCGGCGACGGCGACGGCTTCGACCTCATGTTCAACTTCGTCCTCAACGCGCACCTCACCTACGCCGTCGGCGTCAAGGACACCTGGCCGCTGTACCGCACGTTCGAGGTGCTCCCCGACGTCTCCGACGTCGGCCAGTGGGCCAACTTCCTCCGGAACCACGACGAGTGGAACCTCCTGAAGCTCCCGTGGGACGCGTTCGAACACGCTCGCGACTTCTTCGGCGACGACGAGGGCGACTCGTGGATCTTCGGCCGCGGGCACCGACTCCGACTGGCCGATCTGTACGTCGGAGACCACGACCGCATCGCCTGTGCGCACTCGCTCATGTTCTCGCTACCCGGGACGCCGGTAGTCCTGTCGGGCGACGAGATCGGGATGGGTGCGGATCTCGACCTGCCCGAGCGCGAGTCGGTTCGGACCCCGATGCAGTGGTCCGACAACCGCAACGGCGGCTTCTCGACCGCCGACGCGGACGAGCTCTACCACCCAGTCATCGACGAGGGTCGGTACGGCTACCAGTCGATCAACGTCGCCGACCAGCTCAGAGACCAGGACTCGTTGTTGAACCGGATCCGTCGGCTCGTCGACGCCCGCACGCTCTGTACGGAGCTCTCCAACGGCGACT
This Salinigranum marinum DNA region includes the following protein-coding sequences:
- a CDS encoding alpha-amylase family protein; the protein is MARARHGDLGWYRNAVIYSLDVKTFNDADGDGWGDFQGLTERLGYLETLGVDCLWLRPFFPSPLADNGYDVADYYGVDSRVGTLGDFADFVEAADDRGIRVLCDMVFNHTSDQHRWFQRARDDPGSKYHDYYLWTSHLESAHKRGNIFPEYEDGVWSYDEAAGKHYFHQFYGFQPDLNVANPQVQAEIRRVLEFWLDRGVDGFRIDAAHPMTMPKGHNATTLEEGTDFFRRMRSWVEEAKSDAILIAEADEEPEHLDQYFGDGDGFDLMFNFVLNAHLTYAVGVKDTWPLYRTFEVLPDVSDVGQWANFLRNHDEWNLLKLPWDAFEHARDFFGDDEGDSWIFGRGHRLRLADLYVGDHDRIACAHSLMFSLPGTPVVLSGDEIGMGADLDLPERESVRTPMQWSDNRNGGFSTADADELYHPVIDEGRYGYQSINVADQLRDQDSLLNRIRRLVDARTLCTELSNGDFSIADVEPKEVWVHRVDHGRTTLLTAHNLAAEPRTVTVDFDAPADATTRVVGPGDYEVDGGRATFDLDATEYAWLRGDRRGERVPLGSP